The following coding sequences lie in one Borreliella spielmanii genomic window:
- a CDS encoding vWA domain-containing protein: MSINNYSALYFFLILIWIVFVCMLDFRRNIPFFKTLSFMYGDKSYIQNYYIKKVLMIMFFIFSLIFLILSILDISWGQRAVEDERSKLRISFIFDISRSMLSVDEGKIINRLESAKNMISLILSNFENAEYSLTIFKGKSLLVLPFSKDKNSLNKMLNYIEPDLISSPGSFLGDAVFSVISSVQDDSYYNFLVILTDGDDWGENNYYRFSKFVNNLKLESFVVGIGGNNPVLFNQNSSIKDKNGNLVKTVINEENLLLLAASLKGSYYNLYLKGINFVVNDIRNGIIRKTSNDIVLVDVSRYKIFLVISLLFIFMYLFVRMIKWDETF, from the coding sequence ATGAGTATAAATAATTACAGTGCTTTATACTTTTTTTTAATTTTAATTTGGATTGTTTTTGTGTGTATGCTTGATTTTAGACGAAATATTCCGTTTTTTAAAACACTAAGCTTTATGTATGGAGACAAATCTTATATTCAAAATTACTACATTAAAAAAGTTCTCATGATAATGTTTTTTATTTTTAGCTTGATTTTTTTAATTTTATCCATCTTGGATATTTCTTGGGGACAAAGAGCTGTTGAGGATGAGAGAAGTAAATTAAGAATTTCTTTTATTTTTGATATTTCTCGTAGTATGTTAAGTGTAGATGAAGGTAAAATTATCAATAGGCTTGAGAGTGCTAAAAATATGATTAGTTTAATCTTAAGCAATTTTGAGAATGCAGAATATTCTCTTACCATTTTTAAAGGCAAGTCTTTGTTAGTTTTACCTTTTTCTAAGGATAAAAACAGTTTAAACAAAATGTTAAATTATATAGAGCCTGATTTAATAAGCTCTCCTGGGAGCTTTTTAGGAGATGCTGTTTTTAGTGTAATCTCTAGTGTACAGGATGACTCTTATTATAATTTTTTAGTTATTTTAACAGATGGTGATGATTGGGGAGAAAATAATTATTATAGGTTTTCTAAATTTGTCAATAATTTAAAGTTGGAAAGTTTTGTAGTTGGGATTGGAGGGAATAATCCCGTTTTATTTAATCAAAACTCAAGTATTAAAGATAAAAATGGCAATCTTGTTAAAACCGTGATAAATGAAGAAAATTTACTTCTTCTTGCCGCTTCTCTTAAAGGATCATATTATAACTTGTATTTAAAAGGGATTAACTTTGTTGTCAATGATATAAGAAATGGTATAATAAGAAAAACGTCAAATGATATTGTACTTGTTGATGTATCAAGGTATAAAATTTTTTTGGTTATTTCATTGTTGTTTATTTTTATGTATTTATTTGTCAGGATGATAAAGTGGGACGAAACTTTTTAG
- a CDS encoding tetratricopeptide repeat protein: protein MGRNFLAVLYACFLCLGFLSCSNVKSMSLMAIGNYEYVRGNYQNAISNYYNLVEDKKYSAWGYYNLGIVYYSLGEYESSLRIFSYAKKTNDIFLNFSVNYNEGIIYYNQGLYHKAEMAFKEALKINPNSYNAKYNLELAIIKKRTVRDSLNSLSVEKSKNFVESNENFLRYIENLERVVWLRKIDESLVIPKEDW, encoded by the coding sequence GTGGGACGAAACTTTTTAGCAGTTTTATATGCTTGCTTTTTGTGTTTAGGTTTTTTGTCTTGTTCAAATGTTAAGTCCATGTCTTTAATGGCTATTGGCAATTATGAATATGTTAGAGGAAATTATCAAAATGCAATTTCAAATTATTACAATCTTGTAGAGGATAAAAAATATTCTGCTTGGGGATATTACAATCTTGGTATTGTATACTATTCTTTAGGCGAGTACGAAAGTTCTCTTAGAATATTCTCTTATGCAAAGAAAACCAATGATATTTTTTTAAATTTTAGTGTAAATTATAATGAAGGGATAATATACTATAATCAAGGCCTCTATCATAAGGCCGAGATGGCTTTTAAGGAGGCTTTAAAAATTAATCCTAACAGTTATAATGCTAAATATAATCTTGAACTTGCAATAATAAAAAAACGAACAGTGCGCGATAGTTTGAATTCTTTAAGCGTAGAAAAAAGTAAAAATTTTGTTGAAAGCAATGAAAATTTTTTAAGGTATATTGAAAATCTTGAGAGGGTTGTATGGTTGAGAAAAATAGACGAGAGCCTAGTTATTCCAAAAGAAGATTGGTAA
- a CDS encoding SH3 domain-containing protein, whose protein sequence is MVIFFIYFFSIARLYSLTGIDFVKNIKVLRGDKFIQIVRLNNPLQDIDVSLLKVEINKEVQSNSNILSISRTTDNNFSFIEIKVEYLFESLGFIKIPPLKVIYKGDFYLSSEVEVSVLRSDEMNSFGLPVDLYWDLDKTEVYEYQSIGLILRSNWLSDSNSNEMSGFLPAIKDAMIEKMPIFGDIKYRTFHDKEILDVPFYNFVLTPLKGSKNVLIPSFSFNIDSGLVRETPELLLKVKPIPKEVKSLAVGAFRIDYETPTYLTIDQDIFTILIKITGQGNFPHFYFPEIETYNSKILNKKKTYSFKPSKSGYKGSISQIYTVKPGTKGSVFLNIGDFNYLNPDNGTVYTLKGKKLKYEYSGEFNNINKIQNNVDSDFKLLSYADILNYKNKTFLFFIPYCYLLLIPGFLLSLAILINYKKFFAASSFGLVILILAVGISLNAVNDSLLSEKNINDLIENYNAKNYDAALIKIDNILKKYPNYSGLWLNRALVLNKMDRDFDAIYSAYKAFLASPNNETPYKVIDLIEAKNGVTDSIRNNSFIFSNIFFIISLFLINFLVVSIAYRFLAKNLKKIIIFLLFSAVCFTIFETYYFYSEQQSEVGIIKGDLVSLYKVPDNFSRSWRFLKGNASVYILDSKDDFVLIETSYGLQGWVHKNFVVSLRDNLI, encoded by the coding sequence TTGGTAATATTTTTTATTTATTTTTTTTCAATCGCAAGACTTTATTCGCTTACGGGTATTGATTTTGTTAAAAATATTAAGGTTTTAAGGGGCGATAAATTTATTCAGATTGTAAGGCTTAATAATCCTTTGCAAGATATTGATGTAAGTTTGCTAAAAGTTGAGATAAATAAAGAGGTTCAATCCAATTCTAATATTTTGTCAATATCTAGGACAACCGATAATAATTTTTCTTTTATTGAAATTAAAGTTGAATATCTTTTTGAGAGTCTAGGATTTATTAAAATTCCCCCATTAAAAGTAATTTATAAAGGTGATTTTTATTTATCCTCAGAGGTTGAAGTTAGTGTGCTAAGATCTGATGAGATGAATTCTTTTGGTCTACCAGTTGATTTATATTGGGATCTTGATAAAACAGAGGTTTATGAATATCAAAGCATTGGTCTTATTTTGCGTTCAAATTGGCTTTCAGACAGCAATTCTAATGAAATGTCTGGATTTTTACCTGCTATTAAGGATGCAATGATTGAAAAGATGCCTATATTTGGGGACATTAAATATAGAACTTTTCATGATAAAGAGATTTTAGATGTGCCTTTTTATAACTTTGTTTTAACTCCGCTTAAGGGTTCAAAAAATGTTTTGATTCCCAGTTTTTCTTTTAATATTGATTCTGGCCTTGTTAGGGAAACGCCCGAGCTTTTGCTAAAAGTCAAACCGATTCCCAAAGAAGTTAAATCTCTAGCGGTAGGGGCTTTTAGAATTGATTATGAGACTCCAACTTATTTGACAATTGATCAAGATATATTTACTATTTTAATAAAAATTACAGGTCAAGGAAATTTTCCACATTTTTACTTCCCAGAGATTGAAACTTATAACTCTAAAATTCTCAATAAAAAGAAAACTTATAGTTTTAAACCTTCTAAAAGTGGTTACAAGGGCAGTATTTCTCAAATTTATACAGTTAAGCCGGGCACTAAAGGTAGTGTATTTTTAAATATTGGTGATTTTAATTATTTGAATCCCGATAATGGGACAGTTTATACTCTTAAAGGAAAAAAATTGAAGTACGAATATTCAGGAGAGTTTAATAATATAAACAAAATACAAAATAATGTAGATTCTGATTTTAAACTTTTATCTTATGCTGATATTTTGAATTACAAAAATAAAACTTTTTTATTTTTTATTCCATATTGTTATCTACTTTTGATTCCAGGATTTTTGTTATCTTTAGCTATTTTAATTAACTATAAAAAATTTTTTGCAGCATCAAGTTTTGGGCTTGTTATTTTAATATTGGCTGTTGGCATTAGTTTAAATGCTGTAAATGATAGTTTATTGTCAGAAAAGAATATAAATGATTTGATTGAAAATTATAATGCTAAAAATTATGATGCAGCACTTATCAAGATTGATAATATTCTTAAGAAATATCCAAATTATTCAGGGCTTTGGTTAAATAGAGCTCTTGTGTTAAATAAAATGGATAGAGATTTTGATGCTATTTATTCAGCTTATAAGGCATTTTTGGCTTCTCCAAATAATGAAACCCCATATAAGGTTATTGATTTGATTGAAGCTAAAAATGGAGTTACAGATAGTATTCGCAACAATAGTTTTATTTTTTCTAATATTTTTTTTATTATTAGCTTATTTTTAATAAATTTTTTAGTTGTATCTATTGCTTATAGATTTTTGGCAAAAAATTTAAAAAAAATAATTATATTTTTACTTTTTTCTGCGGTTTGTTTTACTATATTTGAAACATATTATTTTTATTCTGAGCAACAATCCGAGGTGGGAATAATTAAGGGTGATTTAGTCTCCCTTTATAAAGTTCCTGACAACTTTTCAAGAAGTTGGAGATTTTTAAAAGGAAATGCAAGTGTTTATATTCTTGATAGCAAAGATGATTTTGTTCTTATTGAAACAAGTTACGGACTTCAAGGTTGGGTTCACAAGAATTTTGTTGTATCTCTAAGAGATAATTTGATCTAA
- the infA gene encoding translation initiation factor IF-1, translating to MNIKEEAIETEGVVKESLPNTMFRVELKNKHIVLAHLSGKMRKHFIKIVPGDKVKVELSPYDLTKGRIVYREK from the coding sequence TTGAATATTAAAGAAGAAGCTATTGAAACTGAAGGAGTTGTAAAAGAATCCCTTCCTAATACCATGTTTAGAGTAGAACTTAAAAATAAACACATTGTGCTTGCCCATTTATCTGGAAAAATGCGAAAACATTTCATAAAAATAGTTCCTGGTGATAAAGTAAAAGTTGAACTTTCTCCTTATGATCTTACAAAAGGTAGAATAGTATACAGGGAAAAATAA